The nucleotide sequence ATATCATATCCTTCAAATTATGATTATAGCTTAGTGCGTGATAACAATTTAAAAGCATTTTATACTGTAACTTATGCTGGAGACAATAAATATAATTTAGATAAAGATTATTTATCTGGTGATGATTTTGATTATTATAGAGTTGGAACGAATACATATAATTATTTATCCTCTCAACGTAAGTGGGAATTATATAATAAGTTTCATGATAAATGGGAGTGGCATATTGCAAATTATTGTGATTTAGCATGTGAACTCAAAGTTTGGCCTAGAACGAGAGGAGAGGATTGGTAATGAAAAAAGTTTTTTTTATTAGTCTTACATTTAACGTTATTATAATAATATTATTTTTGATAGTAATATTTTTTATTTATAATAATTATAGTTATACTGGACAAGGTAATTATGTTTATGATAATACAATTAATGGTAGTAATTATTATCAGCAATTTGAATTTCGTAGAGCAAGTGAATTTTCAACAGATAAGAATTTGTTTATTGATGAAAATTATGCGTGTAAAATAGGAAATATAGCAATAAATACTTCCTTTAAGAATTATAGTTTTGAGAATAAAACAAGTATAATTTTATGTGAGGATTTAGATGAAAATGGCAAGACAGAAAGATATTATATTGTAACTAGAAATGTAAAAAATTCATCTAATAATTTATGTATAAGCGCGGCGATAAATAAAGATGATGGAAGTGTTAAACGCGTATGGTTAAGTTCGTCTGAATAAGTATTATCAAACATGATGATAACAACAGGCTGACATACCAAAATTGTGAATATGGGTATTGTATGAGTAACGAGCAAACATATAGTTACGATTGTAACGGAAACATGACAAGTAAAAATACCCACATATATTATGATGATTATTCACCTGATGAACATTTCCATACAGAATATGAAAACACAACAAGAGATTACGGATATAACCTGCAGAATAAGATGGAGAGTTATGACGGAAAAGGTCAAACGGCAACGTACGTATATGATGGAACAGGAACGAGAATAGGAAAAACAGTAAACGGAGTAAGCACAGGACAAATATGGAACAACGGAAACGTAATAGCCGAGTACGGAACAAGAGGAACAAAGTCGTATATCCTGGGAGTCGGAGGAGAAATAGTAAAGACAAAAGACAGCACAAGCAACAGTAGATATTTCTCATATAACGCCCACGGAGACACAACGAACATAATAGAAAAGAAAGCGGAAAGTACATCATTTGCAGTAACGGCAGCGTATGAATATGACGCATTCGGATGTTTAGTAACAGGAACAGGCGGAGGAGAAGCAGACAGCAACGCATTCAGATACAACGGACAATATACCGATGAAGAGACTGGATTGATATATTTGCGTAATCGTTACTATGACCCAAGTATAGGAAGATTTACTCAGGAAGATCCATATTGGAATCCAGGTAATATGATATATGGAGATAGTGGAAATAATAACATTCCTTCATATGAATCCATATCACAAAGCGCAAATTTGTATGTGTACTGTGCAAGTGATCCTGTTAATGGAGCTGATCCTTCTGGAGAATATGTAAATTTGTTGTATTTACAAAGTTTATATCAAATGTATGGAGTTACTGTAAATGTTGCTAGATTAATATGGCAAGCTGGGGCATATTTTTATCTTGACCAACAAAAGGGATGGTATTTAACAGCTACATTATTAGAAAGATCTACAAGTGGTATACCCAATCAAAGTTTTGTGGCAAATGGTGGCGATTATGCAGCGGAATTAGTTAGAAATGATGATGGATTTAATGCGCAAGTTAATAACGATTTGTGGAATATGGCCAATGCAGGATATACTTCAGTAGATATTTGGGGGTATTATGAATTTGATTTAAATAGTGATTTGGGAGCCGCTTTGCATAATGTAAGTTATAATGTTAGAGGAAGTATGAATGCTGAAGGACGTTGGGAAGTATATGTTAGCGTATATGATACATTCGATTTTACTGAATTTGTAATTCCAATTGGTGGTGAATATACGGCTCAAGAGACATTTTTATGGATAGTGAATGATGCAGCTGCAATAAGTCAAGCCATTAGTGTGATTCAACCAGTGGATGTAACTATCAATTATAAACAAACGTATTAATGGAGGATTGTTATGAAATCTTGTTCGATGTATATACTATTAATTATAATTTTTTTAAGTTCATGTAGTCCAAAATATAATGTTATATATAAGCGTGGTAAAGATACCCATTGCTTATATGGAGATGGTACATATCAGATATTATCTACAGGAATATATTCTGATAATAGAATTTTAACAGACAAAAAATATCATCTATATAATTTAAAATATAAGACTACAGTAATGCACGATATATCAGATTACAAAAAAGATAATGAAATGGTATATTTGAAAGGAACTGATAAAGAAGAGAATAGAATATATATAATTATAGATATTAAAACTAATCAAATAAAGTATTATAGTTCGAATGAAGTTTATCCAACTTTTATGTATGCACAAATTCTAGAAGAAAATGGAGAATTACTAATAATAAAAGATTTTGAACAAATAGATGAAAATGGTAAAAAATACTTTTATGAATTAAAATGGAGTAATTAATATATTAAATTTTGTGTATTCAATTGTTTAGTGTTTAAATTAGAGAAGTCGCTATAATTGTGACTTCTCTAATTATGCTAATAGAATATGAATATAATATTCAGAATATAGTAAGTGGAGAAGAAATAACAGTATCATACGCATATGACGGAACAGGAACGAGAATAGGAAAGACAGTAAACGGAGTAAGCACAGGACAAATCTGGAACAATGGAAATGTAATAGCCGAATACGGAACAAAAGGAATAAAGTCGTATATCCGAGGAGCCGGAGGAGAAATAGTAAAGGCAAAGGATAGCACAAATAACAACAGATATTTCTCATATAACGCCCACGGAGACACAACAAACATAATAGAGAAGAATGCAGAAAGTACATCATTTGCAGTAACGGCAGCATATGAATATGACGCATTCGGCGGTTTGGTATCAGGAACAGGCGGAGAAGCAGAAA is from Monoglobus pectinilyticus and encodes:
- a CDS encoding RHS repeat-associated core domain-containing protein — translated: MSNEQTYSYDCNGNMTSKNTHIYYDDYSPDEHFHTEYENTTRDYGYNLQNKMESYDGKGQTATYVYDGTGTRIGKTVNGVSTGQIWNNGNVIAEYGTRGTKSYILGVGGEIVKTKDSTSNSRYFSYNAHGDTTNIIEKKAESTSFAVTAAYEYDAFGCLVTGTGGGEADSNAFRYNGQYTDEETGLIYLRNRYYDPSIGRFTQEDPYWNPGNMIYGDSGNNNIPSYESISQSANLYVYCASDPVNGADPSGEYVNLLYLQSLYQMYGVTVNVARLIWQAGAYFYLDQQKGWYLTATLLERSTSGIPNQSFVANGGDYAAELVRNDDGFNAQVNNDLWNMANAGYTSVDIWGYYEFDLNSDLGAALHNVSYNVRGSMNAEGRWEVYVSVYDTFDFTEFVIPIGGEYTAQETFLWIVNDAAAISQAISVIQPVDVTINYKQTY
- a CDS encoding RHS repeat-associated core domain-containing protein encodes the protein MLIEYEYNIQNIVSGEEITVSYAYDGTGTRIGKTVNGVSTGQIWNNGNVIAEYGTKGIKSYIRGAGGEIVKAKDSTNNNRYFSYNAHGDTTNIIEKNAESTSFAVTAAYEYDAFGGLVSGTGGEAESNAFRYNGQYTDEETGLIYLRNRYYDPSIGRFTQEDTYWNPGNMIYGDSGNNMPSYESIVQSANLYVYCTNDPINYDDINGLTLTLIGSGEEVALIYSNIERLTNDKLVLQQVEGTKCI